In the genome of Candidatus Binatia bacterium, one region contains:
- a CDS encoding NADH-quinone oxidoreductase subunit K, with the protein MRVELVIALTIGCLYGGAFYLMLRRSIVKLLLGLGVLGHAANLLIFSTSGLRRIAPIVEGTGLAPHGAVADPVPQALILTAIVISFGVLAFSVVLIKLTAAAAKTDDVDSLRTSEE; encoded by the coding sequence GTGAGGGTGGAGCTGGTGATCGCCCTGACGATTGGTTGCCTGTACGGAGGCGCTTTCTACCTCATGCTCCGGCGCAGCATTGTGAAACTGCTGCTGGGCTTAGGCGTGCTGGGTCATGCAGCTAACCTGCTCATTTTTTCCACCAGCGGCTTGCGGCGGATCGCTCCTATCGTGGAGGGTACCGGCCTCGCGCCTCATGGAGCAGTGGCCGACCCAGTACCGCAAGCGCTGATTCTCACCGCGATTGTGATCAGCTTCGGGGTGCTCGCCTTTTCCGTGGTGTTGATCAAGCTTACGGCGGCGGCAGCCAAAACCGACGACGTCGATTCCTTACGCACCTCGGAGGAGTAG
- a CDS encoding proton-conducting transporter membrane subunit, giving the protein MQGHLLVLPLLIPLVAAAVSLPARLPFQRGAALAAVTAHLLASLWLLRAVLPGDVLVLQVAAWPAPFGISFVGDTFSSVLLANMSFIAWLVALYSIASVPRETQQLAFFPLLLVLLAGVSGAVLTGDLFNLYVWFEVLLMASFILLTLGAERSQLEGGLKYVALNLIASAFFLTGVGLLYGATGTLNLADLSQRMQDAPLSFPRVAAVLILFLSFGIKAAVFPLFGWLPASYHTPPVAITALFSALLTKVGVYSMIRVGTLLLPEPPEALRNTLLVVASLTMVTGVLGAVAQMEMKRLLSFHIVSQIGYLVLGFALYSVSGLTGAIYFFVHVSIAKAALFLVAGELERLYQTTDLRHLGNGYRDDPLLAAACFVGAMGLAGLPPLSGFFAKLQLAVAALEGKAFLSLGAALSVSMLTLFSMTKIWAEAFWKSAPGRGQASSRVPLTMRVATFGLACAVGLLGVFAEPLFTIAQNAAEQLLDRQAYLEAVLRGR; this is encoded by the coding sequence GTGCAAGGACATTTGCTCGTTTTGCCGCTTCTGATCCCACTGGTTGCAGCGGCCGTTTCGTTGCCGGCGCGGCTGCCGTTCCAGCGCGGGGCGGCGCTCGCTGCCGTGACCGCCCACCTGCTCGCCAGCCTTTGGCTGCTTCGGGCAGTTTTGCCCGGGGATGTGTTGGTGCTGCAGGTGGCAGCCTGGCCGGCGCCGTTCGGCATCAGCTTTGTCGGCGATACGTTCAGCAGCGTACTCCTCGCGAACATGTCGTTTATCGCTTGGCTGGTCGCGCTGTACTCGATCGCGTCGGTTCCCAGGGAAACCCAACAACTTGCCTTTTTCCCGCTGCTGCTTGTGCTGTTGGCGGGCGTGAGCGGTGCCGTACTCACCGGCGATCTCTTTAACCTGTACGTGTGGTTCGAAGTCTTGCTTATGGCTTCCTTCATCTTGCTCACGCTCGGTGCCGAGCGCTCGCAGTTAGAAGGTGGGCTCAAATATGTCGCCCTGAATCTTATCGCTTCGGCCTTCTTTTTGACCGGCGTTGGCCTGCTGTACGGTGCCACGGGGACCTTGAACCTGGCCGATCTATCCCAGCGGATGCAGGATGCGCCGCTGAGCTTTCCGCGGGTGGCGGCTGTGCTGATCTTGTTCTTGAGCTTCGGCATCAAAGCAGCCGTGTTTCCCCTGTTCGGATGGCTCCCGGCGTCGTACCACACGCCGCCTGTGGCCATCACAGCGCTCTTTTCCGCACTGCTCACGAAGGTCGGCGTTTATTCGATGATCCGCGTCGGCACCCTCCTGCTGCCCGAGCCTCCAGAAGCACTCCGGAACACACTGCTCGTGGTGGCTAGTCTCACCATGGTGACGGGCGTCCTCGGTGCGGTCGCCCAAATGGAAATGAAGCGTTTGCTTTCCTTTCACATCGTTAGCCAGATTGGTTACCTGGTTCTCGGTTTTGCATTGTACAGTGTCTCTGGACTCACAGGTGCGATCTACTTTTTCGTGCACGTCTCCATTGCCAAAGCGGCGTTGTTCCTAGTTGCCGGAGAGCTCGAACGCCTGTACCAAACCACCGACTTACGCCACCTCGGCAACGGCTACCGCGACGATCCGCTACTCGCCGCTGCCTGTTTCGTCGGCGCCATGGGCCTTGCCGGCCTGCCCCCACTGTCTGGTTTTTTTGCCAAGTTGCAACTTGCAGTTGCAGCGCTGGAGGGCAAGGCGTTTCTGAGCCTCGGCGCCGCGCTTTCCGTCAGCATGCTGACCTTATTCTCGATGACGAAAATTTGGGCGGAAGCTTTTTGGAAAAGTGCACCGGGGCGCGGGCAAGCGTCGAGCAGGGTGCCGCTGACCATGCGCGTGGCCACATTCGGCCTGGCGTGCGCGGTCGGACTCCTCGGTGTTTTTGCGGAGCCCTTGTTCACCATCGCGCAGAATGCGGCCGAACAACTGCTCGACCGTCAGGCATACCTGGAAGCGGTGCTCAGAGGACGATGA
- a CDS encoding Na+/H+ antiporter subunit E has product MMALLHLLLAVLWVALTGQWSLSDLTFGWFLAYGVLWLTHPHGEGTYFARIPRVFRALLAFLWEIVLANLRVTYHVFAPLERMRPGIVAVPLEVQSDAAITMLANAITLTPGTLSLDVSSDRQILYVHGMRIADPVTFRAEIKSVLERHVKEVLE; this is encoded by the coding sequence ATGATGGCTTTGTTGCACTTACTTCTCGCCGTGTTGTGGGTGGCGCTCACCGGCCAATGGTCGCTGAGCGATCTCACGTTCGGTTGGTTTCTTGCGTACGGGGTCTTGTGGCTAACGCACCCTCACGGAGAGGGCACGTACTTTGCGCGAATCCCACGTGTCTTCCGGGCACTCCTGGCATTTCTGTGGGAAATCGTGCTGGCGAACTTGCGTGTCACCTATCACGTCTTCGCCCCCCTCGAACGCATGCGGCCGGGCATCGTTGCTGTGCCGCTCGAGGTCCAAAGCGACGCCGCAATCACGATGCTTGCCAATGCGATCACGCTGACGCCGGGCACCTTGAGTCTCGACGTTTCCTCGGACCGCCAGATTCTCTACGTGCATGGCATGCGCATTGCGGACCCCGTAACTTTTCGCGCCGAAATCAAATCCGTGCTTGAGCGGCACGTTAAGGAGGTCCTGGAATGA
- a CDS encoding monovalent cation/H+ antiporter complex subunit F, translating to MIPAVCVWVILPLLSVAVLLTVVRLALGPSFPDRVVALDLLTTIGVGIVTAAALAWQQAALFDVATVLALVSFLATVAFARYVERGIRLWSSNGQA from the coding sequence ATGATTCCTGCCGTGTGCGTGTGGGTAATTCTTCCGTTGCTGTCCGTCGCTGTTCTCCTCACCGTCGTGCGGCTTGCCCTCGGACCCAGCTTCCCGGATCGGGTGGTCGCGCTCGATCTACTCACCACCATTGGTGTCGGCATCGTTACGGCCGCCGCGCTGGCTTGGCAGCAAGCCGCACTGTTCGACGTTGCGACGGTTCTCGCCCTCGTCTCGTTTCTCGCCACGGTGGCATTCGCGCGGTACGTGGAAAGGGGGATCCGCCTATGGTCGTCGAATGGGCAAGCGTAG
- the mnhG gene encoding monovalent cation/H(+) antiporter subunit G yields the protein MVVEWASVVLLLAGTFFMLVASIGIVRMPDVYLRMSCTSKAATLGSGCLLAAYALQAPEVGVAVRAVATAVFLLLTAPVAAHMIGRAAYRLGVPLWAGSCCDELRGKYSDAGDLLRSSPAGTGNLDGQKVR from the coding sequence ATGGTCGTCGAATGGGCAAGCGTAGTTTTGTTATTAGCAGGCACGTTCTTCATGTTGGTTGCGAGCATCGGCATCGTTCGCATGCCGGACGTGTATCTGCGCATGTCTTGCACCTCCAAAGCAGCTACGTTGGGCAGCGGTTGTTTGCTTGCTGCCTACGCGTTACAGGCCCCGGAAGTTGGGGTTGCCGTGCGCGCGGTGGCCACCGCTGTGTTCCTGCTACTGACTGCGCCGGTGGCCGCCCACATGATCGGCCGAGCTGCCTACCGCCTCGGCGTGCCTTTGTGGGCGGGCTCGTGCTGCGATGAGTTGCGGGGGAAATATTCCGACGCGGGTGACCTGTTGCGCAGCTCGCCGGCTGGCACTGGCAACCTGGACGGGCAGAAGGTGCGCTGA
- a CDS encoding calcium/sodium antiporter — protein sequence MNVAALLMVAGLALLLGGAEALVRGAARLASALGVSPLLVGLTIVAWGTSAPELVVSTMAAWSGRVDIAVGNVVGSNVFNVLFILGAAAAVAPLAVSRQLVRIEVPLLVLTSLLVWWFATNGHIGRSKGFLLLLLGVAYTALAVRMGATADQSEPVVVRTQPSRAYNVALIVAGVGLLVVGARWFVHGAAEVARWLGVSELVIGLTIVAGGTSAPEFATSVVAAFKKERDLSVGNVIGSNLFNLFFVLGAAASIAPQGVPVAPAALHFDFPVMVAVAVACLPVFFTGQTIARWEGWLFLGHGAAYWAYLLFASAEHDALPMFSNVMLVFVIPLTLVTLLVSVARQLRRARRPQPSL from the coding sequence CTGAACGTGGCGGCGCTCTTGATGGTCGCGGGGCTCGCGTTGCTCCTCGGCGGGGCCGAAGCGCTTGTCCGCGGGGCCGCGCGGCTGGCCAGCGCCCTGGGGGTGAGCCCGTTGCTCGTAGGGCTGACAATTGTCGCTTGGGGCACGAGCGCACCGGAGTTGGTGGTGAGCACGATGGCGGCATGGAGCGGTCGAGTCGACATCGCTGTTGGCAACGTGGTGGGCAGCAACGTGTTCAACGTGCTCTTCATCCTCGGTGCTGCTGCAGCAGTCGCGCCCTTGGCAGTGTCACGTCAACTGGTGCGCATCGAAGTGCCCTTGCTCGTTCTCACGTCTTTGCTGGTATGGTGGTTTGCCACGAACGGGCACATCGGGCGCAGCAAGGGATTCCTTTTGCTCCTTCTCGGCGTGGCCTACACGGCGTTGGCGGTGCGCATGGGTGCCACTGCGGACCAAAGCGAGCCGGTGGTGGTTCGCACTCAGCCGAGCAGAGCGTACAATGTTGCCCTGATCGTCGCCGGCGTTGGATTGCTGGTCGTCGGCGCCCGCTGGTTTGTGCACGGAGCTGCCGAAGTCGCCCGCTGGTTGGGTGTGTCGGAGCTGGTCATTGGTCTTACCATCGTTGCCGGCGGCACTTCGGCTCCAGAATTTGCCACGTCGGTGGTTGCCGCCTTCAAGAAAGAGCGCGATTTATCGGTCGGTAACGTCATCGGCAGCAACTTGTTCAACTTGTTCTTCGTGTTGGGCGCGGCGGCTTCGATTGCGCCGCAGGGCGTGCCGGTTGCTCCCGCAGCCTTGCACTTCGACTTCCCCGTGATGGTGGCGGTTGCTGTGGCCTGCTTGCCGGTATTTTTCACTGGCCAGACCATTGCCCGATGGGAGGGCTGGCTCTTCCTGGGCCACGGCGCGGCGTACTGGGCCTACCTCCTCTTCGCCTCCGCGGAGCACGATGCGTTACCGATGTTCAGCAACGTGATGCTGGTGTTCGTGATCCCGCTTACCCTCGTCACGCTGCTGGTCAGTGTCGCCCGGCAGCTCAGGCGTGCTCGCAGGCCGCAGCCGAGCCTGTAA